From Desulfosalsimonas propionicica:
ATGGGTAAATAATAGATAATGGCCTTAACCTCTTTCGTCCCAGTCTTTTGGGCACGAAATATCCTGTTTCAGAAGAGTAGAGGTTCATTAAAAACCAACAGAACGGAATCGCATATGAAGGAAAAGAAACAAATCAAATGGAGAGACAGACATGGAAACAACAACATCCGGTATTTATCAAAAGCCGCGAGTTCTCTCCTCCGTGTTGGGGAGAGCCAAAAGCTCCCGGCAATATATCCAGGAGGCGCTGGATTATGCCGGTATTACAATTAACGGCGGCAGGCCCCATGACATCATTGTCCATAACAACGACCTGTATGACCGGGTCATAAGGGAGGGAAGCATTGGCGTTGGTGAAAGCTACATGGACGGGTGGTGGGACTGCCATGCACTGGACGCGTTTTTCAACCGGATTTTTCGGGCGGATTTGAAAAAATATTTTGAAGGTAACTGGCAATTTTATCTCCATGCCCTAAACGCCCGGCTCCTGAACCTGCAGAAAGGAAAGCGATCCTATGAGGTGGGTTTGCGCCATTATGACGTGGGCAACGCGTTTTACCGGGACATGCTCGATGATCGGATGACCTATACGTGCGGATACTGGGCCGGCGCGCAGAACCTGAATGAAGCCCAGGAAGCCAAACTGGACCTGATTTGCCGGAAAATGGAACTTTCCCCGGGGATGCGCGTTCTTGACATCGGATGCGGCTGGGGATCTTTTGCCGGATATGCCGCGGAAAAATACGGCGCAAACGTCACCGGCATTACCATCTCGCAGG
This genomic window contains:
- the cfa gene encoding cyclopropane fatty acyl phospholipid synthase produces the protein METTTSGIYQKPRVLSSVLGRAKSSRQYIQEALDYAGITINGGRPHDIIVHNNDLYDRVIREGSIGVGESYMDGWWDCHALDAFFNRIFRADLKKYFEGNWQFYLHALNARLLNLQKGKRSYEVGLRHYDVGNAFYRDMLDDRMTYTCGYWAGAQNLNEAQEAKLDLICRKMELSPGMRVLDIGCGWGSFAGYAAEKYGANVTGITISQEQADLARDLCSGLPVDIKLQDYRDVTGQYDRVLSVGMLEHVGYKNYRTYMETTARCLKDDGIALIQTIGGNASATTTDPWLDKYIFPNSMLPSISQIGRAMEGLFVMEDWHNFGPDYDKTLMAWHENFENCWQKHKEQYGERFYRMWKFYLLSCAGVFRARHTNLWQIVMTKKGCARPACRLA